Proteins encoded within one genomic window of Geotalea daltonii FRC-32:
- a CDS encoding right-handed parallel beta-helix repeat-containing protein, which yields MKKTTFLVAFALCLLFPAFAFATLLTADTTWQGEVTVNEDVIVPSGISLTLKPGTVVRIIPADTTKTDPEYISPLTEITVRGTLKVEGTRTFPVKFSSPGEAKNASWAGLIVDGGRAFLSGCSIDNAETALHVIEGTATVDGCKINGNRYGVSAIGPKSSVVLKSTTVADNDFGVYAFSGARIVQHNSTIGNNRKKDFHAADLQQPAAQIPLSTTKDLPVSRIYQDEVLLGSTIWQGHIIVKGIIRVPEGARLAILPGTVIEFSRRDSNGDGIGENGLMIQGSILAKGSAKEPIIFRSAEKGRSDTDWDAINIMGSDGVQNLIEYCQIEGAYRGLHFHFSNVAVTHSVLKGNYRAIQFQESLVVLHGNRLYENKSGIQGRNSTIDMSGNLISSNYIGGNFFRCNLQVRQNEFIGNRRDGLRLREGVTVMEENLIDGNRFGLMVADTFSGRFNRNVVSNNAETGLSLKNSDNIELFGNFVANNGLNGMNLQETRAEIKGNQIAANGERGLGLLSFTGTLTGNSFMGNGLWAIDQEGTNDVEAPDNWWGTDEPARVIFDRRNHPSRGRIISDNPLTQPVPFVWPLASVATPTVWQGEIIANRRLQIPTASTLTLLAGTKVLFAEGSGMTVNGKIVARGEKGREVIFTSAGKKLPGTWDEVLLEHANGSVISHAVFEYAQWGLHSHFTKLSLADSIFRNNNGGMRFRSGPVSIKRCLFRDNSIGIRSYRGNGSIEASDITRNETGVFVREKGSGLKINGSNLFDNTGYNVRIGDFNDENVDAAGNWWGEGIPANTIFDGRNEPGIGVVIFEPFLSKRVKTGNIVQ from the coding sequence ATGAAAAAAACTACCTTCCTGGTTGCCTTTGCCCTGTGCCTGCTATTTCCTGCTTTTGCGTTTGCAACTCTATTAACTGCCGATACCACATGGCAGGGAGAAGTCACCGTCAACGAAGATGTGATTGTTCCGTCAGGTATCTCCCTGACCCTCAAACCAGGCACTGTTGTAAGGATAATTCCCGCCGATACTACCAAGACTGATCCTGAATACATATCTCCCTTAACCGAGATCACCGTTCGTGGAACATTGAAAGTGGAGGGCACAAGGACTTTCCCGGTCAAATTTTCTTCGCCTGGCGAAGCCAAAAATGCTTCATGGGCTGGTTTGATCGTGGATGGAGGCAGGGCTTTCCTCAGTGGATGCAGTATAGACAATGCGGAAACTGCCTTGCATGTCATTGAGGGAACGGCAACAGTGGACGGCTGCAAAATCAATGGGAACCGGTATGGAGTATCGGCAATCGGGCCAAAAAGTTCTGTGGTCCTCAAATCCACTACTGTTGCAGACAATGATTTCGGGGTCTACGCTTTCAGCGGTGCCAGGATCGTGCAGCATAATAGCACCATTGGCAACAACAGGAAAAAGGATTTCCATGCAGCAGATCTCCAGCAGCCGGCAGCTCAGATTCCCCTCAGCACTACAAAAGACCTGCCTGTCAGTAGAATCTACCAGGATGAGGTGCTTTTGGGCAGCACAATCTGGCAAGGGCACATCATCGTCAAAGGGATCATCCGAGTGCCTGAAGGAGCCAGGCTGGCGATACTTCCGGGTACTGTCATCGAATTCAGCAGAAGAGATTCAAATGGTGATGGGATTGGCGAAAATGGACTGATGATACAAGGCAGTATTTTGGCCAAGGGGAGTGCCAAGGAACCGATTATCTTTCGTTCGGCCGAAAAAGGCAGGTCAGATACTGACTGGGACGCTATAAACATCATGGGCAGCGATGGAGTCCAGAACCTGATCGAGTATTGCCAGATAGAGGGCGCCTATCGAGGGCTCCATTTTCATTTTTCCAATGTGGCGGTGACGCATTCAGTGCTGAAGGGAAACTATCGCGCTATTCAATTTCAGGAATCCCTGGTTGTGCTCCATGGCAACCGGTTGTATGAAAACAAGAGTGGCATCCAGGGCAGGAACTCTACTATCGATATGTCAGGCAATCTGATCAGCAGCAATTACATAGGGGGAAACTTCTTCAGATGTAACCTGCAGGTCAGGCAAAACGAGTTCATTGGCAACAGGAGGGATGGGCTGAGACTAAGGGAAGGGGTTACCGTCATGGAAGAGAATCTGATTGACGGTAACAGGTTTGGCCTCATGGTAGCTGACACTTTTTCCGGCAGGTTTAACCGTAACGTTGTCTCCAATAATGCTGAAACAGGCTTATCCCTGAAAAATTCCGACAATATAGAACTTTTCGGAAATTTTGTGGCGAACAACGGCCTCAACGGGATGAATCTGCAGGAAACCAGAGCCGAGATCAAGGGGAACCAGATTGCCGCCAATGGTGAACGGGGACTAGGGTTGCTCTCCTTTACCGGAACCCTTACCGGCAACAGCTTCATGGGCAACGGACTCTGGGCAATTGATCAGGAAGGTACAAATGATGTGGAAGCACCGGACAACTGGTGGGGGACTGATGAGCCTGCCAGGGTGATCTTTGATCGCAGAAACCATCCTTCCCGAGGCCGCATCATTTCCGATAATCCATTGACACAACCGGTGCCCTTCGTCTGGCCGCTGGCCAGCGTGGCTACTCCGACCGTATGGCAAGGCGAGATTATCGCAAATCGCAGGCTCCAGATTCCCACGGCGAGTACTCTTACTCTTTTGGCTGGAACTAAAGTCTTGTTTGCCGAAGGTTCAGGAATGACAGTCAACGGTAAAATCGTTGCCAGAGGTGAAAAAGGCCGCGAAGTCATTTTCACCTCCGCAGGTAAAAAATTGCCGGGTACGTGGGACGAGGTGCTTCTGGAGCATGCAAACGGCAGTGTCATCTCCCATGCGGTTTTCGAGTATGCCCAATGGGGCCTGCACAGCCATTTTACCAAACTGTCCCTTGCCGACAGCATTTTCCGCAACAATAATGGCGGCATGCGTTTCAGAAGCGGCCCGGTATCCATTAAACGGTGCCTTTTCAGGGATAATTCCATAGGTATCCGTTCCTATCGTGGCAATGGGAGCATTGAGGCGAGCGACATAACCAGGAATGAAACGGGTGTATTTGTCAGAGAAAAAGGCAGTGGTCTGAAAATCAACGGCAGCAACCTGTTTGACAACACCGGCTACAACGTCAGGATCGGCGACTTTAACGACGAAAATGTGGATGCCGCCGGAAATTGGTGGGGGGAGGGTATCCCGGCTAACACCATTTTTGACGGGCGTAATGAGCCTGGCATAGGCGTGGTAATTTTTGAGCCATTTCTCTCAAAGCGGGTCAAGACAGGGAATATAGTGCAATGA
- a CDS encoding carboxypeptidase-like regulatory domain-containing protein: MAAQTFIFRGKIVDMAGKGVCGAEVFIYDSTNTRRPADFITGPSDKEGSYTIQLPAGKRYWAVARVRQDGKYGPLSPAAQHSGEPVAIDADEGLVERQFIVADIRQVAKGKQKAREDMVKVRGRVVDGEGAPVSSAYVLVNAMREVSQLPDYVSGWTEETGLYTLYLPPGEYFIGAAVTFPTGPGMKLEKRLSAVSSQSDIAIDVVLTAK, encoded by the coding sequence ATGGCTGCGCAAACATTCATCTTCCGCGGGAAAATTGTCGATATGGCCGGCAAGGGAGTCTGCGGTGCCGAGGTTTTCATCTACGACAGTACCAATACCAGGCGCCCCGCTGATTTCATTACCGGACCATCCGATAAGGAGGGCAGCTACACCATCCAGTTGCCTGCAGGCAAAAGATATTGGGCTGTGGCAAGGGTGCGCCAGGATGGCAAGTATGGTCCACTGTCACCTGCGGCCCAGCATTCAGGTGAACCTGTGGCCATTGATGCCGATGAAGGGCTCGTTGAACGGCAATTCATCGTTGCCGATATACGCCAGGTGGCGAAGGGCAAACAAAAAGCCAGAGAGGATATGGTCAAGGTCCGTGGAAGGGTGGTAGACGGTGAGGGGGCGCCTGTCAGCTCGGCGTATGTGCTGGTCAACGCCATGAGGGAGGTGAGCCAGCTGCCCGATTATGTCTCCGGCTGGACCGAGGAAACCGGCCTGTACACCCTTTATCTGCCTCCCGGCGAATATTTTATCGGCGCCGCCGTAACCTTTCCCACTGGTCCTGGAATGAAGCTGGAAAAACGGCTGTCTGCAGTATCATCCCAATCGGATATTGCAATCGACGTGGTATTAACGGCAAAATAG
- a CDS encoding type 2 periplasmic-binding domain-containing protein, translating to MKRLVVLVIFTLLAVMATQARACVGKVLYIGVTNSPNDQLLAEMISVLVTERTGTSVKILTFKTGAEIYNAVRHGQVGLIIENTDHGLELVKRPREANAKTAFEIVKREHRKTFNLVWLEPLGTLTGNGSSQLVAPVISLEILGNLPALPKLINKLTGIVNDNNYSRMVKMVKAEDKPNKLAREYLKAKKLI from the coding sequence ATGAAGAGGTTGGTTGTGCTGGTGATCTTTACCCTTCTGGCCGTTATGGCAACCCAAGCCAGGGCTTGCGTCGGCAAGGTGCTCTATATCGGTGTCACCAACTCCCCCAATGATCAATTGCTTGCTGAAATGATCTCCGTCCTTGTCACCGAGAGGACCGGCACCTCCGTCAAAATCCTTACCTTCAAGACCGGGGCCGAAATATACAATGCGGTCAGGCACGGCCAGGTGGGATTGATCATTGAAAACACAGATCACGGGCTGGAGCTGGTCAAGCGACCTAGGGAAGCCAACGCCAAAACTGCATTCGAGATTGTAAAAAGAGAGCATCGCAAGACATTCAACCTTGTCTGGCTCGAGCCACTGGGCACCTTGACCGGCAATGGCTCCAGCCAGCTGGTTGCACCGGTTATTTCTCTCGAGATTTTAGGCAATCTGCCGGCTCTACCGAAATTGATCAACAAGCTCACCGGGATTGTCAATGACAACAACTATTCCAGAATGGTCAAAATGGTAAAGGCCGAGGACAAGCCGAACAAGCTGGCCCGGGAATATCTCAAGGCAAAGAAGTTAATCTGA